A region of Syngnathoides biaculeatus isolate LvHL_M chromosome 20, ASM1980259v1, whole genome shotgun sequence DNA encodes the following proteins:
- the si:dkey-159a18.1 gene encoding sortilin isoform X4, whose product MICWRVVALCVLLRFGAETRTGLREGAAHAASTSRASGGPAFESCQVSLTPAENRLLDDNTHETGFNGDDGSYVILTWVGDGTGVILVLSTISAPIDTFLEGGSSRLYRSTDYGKSFHDISQSINHTFIKEEFGVSVGPGSSVILTADTPVVDHPGGVIFTSTDAAATFRFVQLPFHLAQPITYHFLNPDLLVALSIDGALWLSLDFGAAWTKVHDGVHSFSWGAGINLFFSCSKADTMDAEERGDLQLKRTKDLGKTFAIIHEDVFSFGYIGAFLFFSVMEDTRSPRVMYFSSDQGDTFSRALLPSASTEQFYSILDGDEDMLFMHVDNPGDTYFGTMYTSDDRGILFSKSLERHLFDGQRKSDFRNITSLRGVYLTNKLDKDGRIRSVISFNRGGTWHRLSKPQNVECEEEQCNLHIHGEHSRTNHIVPMLLMSEASAVGLVLAHGTVGDSLSSWQYPDVFVSSDGGYNWRGTLRGPHHYSILDSGGLVVAVEARRKGQVKTIKFSTDEGQCWKSYNFTEQPFFFAGLASEPGTKAMSVSVWGFRPEDDNQPMWVAVTIDFQSLITRTCSDQDYEEWLAHSTEGGTSERDGCILGVKETYRRRKKQAVCRNGRSYVMVKKESTCLCNMEDFLCDYGYQRHLNTSECVRQPDAHNKSLEMCLNGEEDELLTTGYRKIPSNRCEGGFSPQMAVQTVIRPCGVKPGPDSLSAHSTVPVTHFDTPRERLVLILVCAGAGVIVLAAAVSALVAVRRGVYQYRAPNYRFSNLQIQDDRNGAVGDFESAKSSNGPNCPQDSDNVISTESY is encoded by the exons ATGATCTGTTGGCGGGTCGTGGCGCTCTGCGTTCTGCTCCGATTCGGGGCCGAAACGCGCACTGGCCTGAGGGAGGGCGCCGCTCACGCCGCGTCCACCTCCAGGGCTTCCGGCGGTCCTGCTTTCGAGTCATGCCAGGTCAGCCTCACCCCCGCCGAGAATCGACTACTGGACGACAATACACACGAG ACGGGGTTTAATGGTGACGATGGCTCTTATGTGATTCTCACGTGGGTGGGCGATGGTACCGGG GTCATCCTGGTGTTGTCTACAATCAGCGCTCCCATCGACACCTTCCTTGAGGGAGGCTCTTCACGTCTTTATCGGAG taCTGATTACGGCAAGTCCTTTCACGACATCTCGCAGAGCATCAACCACACTTTTATCAAAGAGGAGTTTGGCGTCAGCGTGGGACCGGGAAGTTCT gtgaTACTGACCGCCGACACACCTGTGGTGGACCATCCGGGCGGCGTCATTTTTACCTCTACGGACGCCGCTGCCACCTTTCGCTTTGTGCAGCTCCCCTTCCACCTGGCTCAGCCCATCACCTACCACTTCCTCAACCCTGACTTGCTGGTGGCGCTGAGCATCGAC GGCGCTCTGTGGCTTTCGCTGGACTTTGGCGCCGCGTGGACAAAAGTGCATGATGGAGTGCATTCTTTCTCGTG ggGGGCTGGTATTAATTTGTTCTTCAGTTGCAGCAAAGCAGACACAA TGGATGCAGAAGAGAGGGGCGATCTGCAGCTGAAGAGGACCAAAGACCTTGGCAAAACCTTCGCCATCATCCATGAAGATGTCTTCAGTTTCGGCTACATTGgagcatttctcttcttctcagTCATGGAAGATACA CGATCACCGAGGGTCATGTATTTTTCCTCCGACCAAGGAGACACCTTCAGTCGAGCGCTACTTCCGTCAGCCTCAACCGAACAG ttTTACTCCATCCTGGACGGCGACGAGGACATGCTCTTTATGCATGTCGACAACCCGggag ACACGTACTTCGGGACAATGTACACGTCAGATGACCGCGGCATCCTGTTTTCAAAGTCCTTGGAGCGCCACTTGTTTGACGGGCAGCGCAAGAGCGATTTCCGGAACATCACTTCGCTCCGTGGCGTGTATCTGACCAACAAACTGGACAAAG ATGGACGAATCAGATCAGTCATTTCCTTCAATCGGGGAGGAACCTGGCATCGACTTTCCAAACCTCAGAATGTGGAATGCGAAGAAGAA CAGTGCAATCTTCATATACACGGAGAACACAGCCGTACGAATCACATCGTCCCCATGCTCCTGATGTCTGAGGCCAGCGCTGTTGGTCTGGTCCTCGCACATG GCACGGTGGGTGATTCCCTGTCGTCGTGGCAGTATCCAGATGTGTTTGTCTCCTCTGATGGTGGTTACAACTGGAGGGGCACACTGAGGGGTCCCCACCATTACAGCATACTGGACTCTGGCGGGCTTGTCGTGGCTGTGGAGGCACGGCGCAAAGGACAAGTCAAGACGATCAA GTTCTCAACTGATGAGGGCCAGTGCTGGAAGTCGTACAACTTCACCGAGCAGCCTTTCTTCTTTGCCGGCCTTGCTTCCGAGCCGGGAACCAAGGCGATGAGCGTCAGTGTCTGGGGTTTCCGTCCTGAAGACGACAATCAACCCATGTGGGTGGCGGTCACCATTGACTTTCAGAGCCTCATTACTAGGACAT GTAGTGACCAGGATTATGAGGAGTGGTTGGCGCACTCAACAGAGGGAGGAACTTCGGAGAGGGATGGCTGCATTCTGGGTGTCAAAGAGACATACCGAAGGAGAAAGAAACAAGCTGTGTGTCGGAATGGTCGCAGCTACGTCATGGTGAAGAAGGAAAGTACCTGCCTGTGCAACATGGAAGACTTTTTGTG TGATTATGGCTATCAGCGCCACCTGAACACATCAGAGTGTGTGCGACAGCCCGACGCGCACAACAAATCCTTGGAAATGTGCCTAAATGGAGAGGAGGACGAGCTCCTGACAACGGGCTATCGCAAGATTCCTAGCAATCGCTGTGAGGGGGGATTTTCTCCTCAGATGGCAGTCCAGACGGTCATCAGACCTTGCGGTGTCAAACCCGGCCCCGATTCACTCTCTGCCCACTCCACCGTGCCGGTGACACATTTTGACACACCG CGAGAGAGGCTGGTGCTGATACTGGTGTGCGCCGGCGCAGGCGTCATTGTCCTGGCCGCCGCCGTCTCCGCTCTGGTCGCCGTCAGGAGAGGGGTTTATCAGTACAG GGCGCCAAATTATCGCTTCTCCAATCTCCAGATTCAAGATGATCGCAATGGAGCCGTAGGGGATTTCGAAAGTGCCAAAAGCAGTAATGGACCGAACTGTCCACAGGACTCAGATAATGTAATCAGCACTGAGTCATACTAA